CCAGGTCGCGGCTTCGGCTGTTCCTGCTGTCGTGGCCACTGCCGCGGTGGCCAGTACCGCTGCCAGAAGAGAACGCACTGCCTTGTGCATCGATTCTCCTTCCGTTGCCGGGCTGCTCCGCCCGGTCGCCGGGGCCCGCGGGTCGGGCCCCGGCGTGCCCTCAGGACCCCAGTGCGAACGACGACACGGTGACCGGGCCGTCGAAAGTCAGGTAGACGTCGTGCCGTCCGGCGGCCGGTGCGAGCGCGGCGGTCACCGTGGTGAAGGCGTATTTGTCTCCGGTGCTGTTCACGACTGCGGTGCCGAGCACCCGGCCGCGAACCGGATCGTCCAGCCGGACGGTGATCCGCGCCGTCCCACTGTCCGCTTTAGACACCTTCGCGGCGAAGGCAGTCATGCCGGGCCGCAGCAGCGCGTCGCGGTAGGAGACCCAGCCTCCGGCTGTCGCGGCGACGGAGGTGCCGTCCGTCTTCGCCGTGTCGGTCAGCGTCACGCCCTGGTAGCCGTCGAAGTTCTCGGCGAGCGTGGTCTGCGCGAGATCGCGCGGCGGGATCCGTTCGCCGGCCACGTGCACCGGCACCGACCCGGCGAGATCGGTCGCGGAGCGGCCGACCGCGAGGTCGTAAACTCCGGCTTCGACGACCGAGCGGTTCCGGGTGACATCCCAGAACGCAAGGTCGGCGGTCTTCACCGAGAGCCGGACCGTCTTCGTCTGTCCCGGCGCCAGCTCGACGCGCTCGAACGCCCGCAGCTGCTTCAGCGGCTGCGCGGCGCGCGAGTCCCGGGCGCTCGAATACAGCTGCACAACGTCGGTACCCGCCCGGGCGCCGGTGTTGGTGACGTCCACGTCGACGGCGACCGTGCCGGGCGCCGCCTGCGCCGGACGGGGCTTCCCGTAGCGGAAACTCGTGTAGCTCAGGCCGTACCCGAAGGGATACAGCGGTTTGCCGGCGTAGTACTGGTAGGTCATGCCGGTCTTCGCGATGTCGTAGTCGAGGATGGACGGCAGGCCGGCGTCGGAGGCGTACCAGGTCTGGGTCAGCCGCCCGCTCGGATCGTGGTCGCCGAAGAGCACGTCCGCGACGGCATGTCCGGTCTCTTGCCCGGCGTGGGTGGTCCACAGGATTCCCGGCGCGGACTGGGTGTCCCAGCCGGTCGTCGGATAGCTGTTCTCGACGACGACGATGGTGTGCTTGTTCGCCTTCTGCACGGCTTCCACCAGCGCCTGCTGCGCCGGGGCCAGCTCCGTGCTGGTCCGGTCGTCGGCCTCCCGGCCGTTGATGAACGGCATGCTGCCGACCACCACCACCGCGGTGTCCGCGCCCTTGGCCGCGGCGACCGCGCTGTCCACCCCGCGGGAGAGGACGTCGCGGCCGAACTTGGTGGCCCCCGCGGCGTCCGGCGAGCCGATCGTCAGCACCCCGTCCGCGCCGACCACCGCGAACCGGTTCTTGCCGAACCACGACTCGTTCACCTCGTTGCCCGCGTATTCGAGGACGTAGCTGCCGTCGGGCTGCGGGTCGAGCTTGAGCTGCTGCTGGACGAACCAGCCGTTCGGCTGAGCGGCATTGTTGACCAGCGCGCCGCCGGAGTAGCCGAGGTACTTGCCGTTCGCGACAGTGCGCAGCGTGTTCTTGCCCGCACCCCAGTCGAAGACGTCGAAGGACTGGGCAGGACCGGCCGTGGCGGCCCCCTCGGCGAGCTTGCCGCCCGCCGGATCGGTCGATGCGGTCAGGTACTTCCCGGTGGCGAGGTTCTTCAGCGCGATGCGGTCCACGCCTTCGCTCGACGCGACCGCGCCGACGCGTTCCTTGACGGCCTGCAGCGGCGTCACCTTGTACGGCATCGTGCCGCTGTACCAGTCCTCGTACAGCGTGTCCGACAGCGGTCCGACGACGGCGATCTTGCCCTGCGTGGTGAGCGGAAGCGCGTTTTTCTCGTTGCACAGCAACACAATCTGCTCGTCGGCGGCCTTGCGCGCCAGCGCGCGGTGCTCCGGCGAGTCGATCATCGCCGGGGTGATGTTCGCGTACGGGTTGCGGCCCGGCGGGTCGAACTCGCCGAGACGGAATCGCAGCGACAGCAGGTGCCGGTCCGCTCGCTCGACGTCGGCCACCGTCAGCAGCCCCTTCGCCAGCGCCTCCTTCACCGCGGCGACGGTGATCGAGCCGTTGGTGTCGTTGTCCGTGAAGCTGTCCAGCCCGGCTTTGAGCGCCGCCGCGTCCGCCTCGGCCTGAGTCCCGTAGTACTTCTCGGAATTCGCCAGGTTGGTCGGCGCGCCCGCGTCGGACACGACCGCGAGGTCCTGTGGCGCCCACTGGCGCAGCACGCCGTTCAGGTCCGAGCTGACCGTGTTGGGCCGGCCGTTGACCAGGTTGTAGGAGGGCATCACCGCGTTCGCCGCACCCGCGACCAGCGCCGGCTTGAACGCCTGCTGGTCGTAGTCGTGCAGGATCTTCGGCGGCACGGACGAATTGCTCGTGGTCCGGTCGGCTTCGTTGTTGTAGGCCAGGTAGTGCTTCAGCGTCGGGGCGGCCTGCAGGTACCGCGGGTCGTCGCCCTGGATGCCGCGGCCGTAGGCCACCGACATCTGCCCGGTCAGGTACGGGTCCTCGGAGTAGCCCTCTTCGTTGCGGCCCCAGCGCGGGTCGCGCAGCAGGTTCACCACCGGCGCCCACAGGTTCAGCCCCCACAGCGTCGGGTTCTGCGCGTGGTAGCCGCGGGCTTCCTGCCCGACCGCCGCGCCGACCTGCTTGATCAGCGCCGGATCCCACGTCGAAGCCAGGCCCAGCGCCTGCGGGAACACGGTGCCCTTCGCGGACACCACCGCACCGTTGTTGTCGTAGTCGGTCGACCAGGCGACGCCGTGCAGGGCCTCGGTGCCGGTCTTGAACACGCCGATGCCCAGCCGCGGGATAGCCGGTTCGTACTGGTGCAGCAGCGAGATCTTCTCGTCCAGGGTCAGCCTCGCGACCAGGTCGTCGATCCGGGTGTTCAGCGGCAGCGACGGATCGCGAAACGGCAGCGAGGCGGCGACCGCCGGCAGCGGCGTCGCGACCAGCAGCGCCGTGGCCGCCAGGAGCACGCCGCGGCGGAGCCGGCGCGCGAAGTAGGCACACATCGGTGGGGGCCTCCGGGAAAGTTTGTCGAATCGGTTCGACTCAGGGATTCCGAGGGATTACGAGACAAATCCGGATGCCGACGACTATCGCAGGATCACCGCGAAGGGGTCAAGGCTCACCTGACGAACTTTCGTATCCCGTTGTTGAGCTGCGGCAACGCCGCGTTCACGGCATTCGACAAATTCGACGGACGAGGTCGATCACCGAATCGAATTCGACGGTCGAGTTCGTCGAGAATGCTGCTTGCGCACGCCGCATTCATCGCCTACTTTCATCCACTGTCGATGCGCTTCGACGAACCGGCGAGGAGGCTCAGTGGTCACGATCAACGACGTCGCCGCCGCGGCCGGCGTCGCGCCGAGCACGGTGTCTTATGTGATCAGCGGCAAACGCGCGATCTC
This sequence is a window from Amycolatopsis benzoatilytica AK 16/65. Protein-coding genes within it:
- a CDS encoding glycoside hydrolase family 3 protein, producing the protein MCAYFARRLRRGVLLAATALLVATPLPAVAASLPFRDPSLPLNTRIDDLVARLTLDEKISLLHQYEPAIPRLGIGVFKTGTEALHGVAWSTDYDNNGAVVSAKGTVFPQALGLASTWDPALIKQVGAAVGQEARGYHAQNPTLWGLNLWAPVVNLLRDPRWGRNEEGYSEDPYLTGQMSVAYGRGIQGDDPRYLQAAPTLKHYLAYNNEADRTTSNSSVPPKILHDYDQQAFKPALVAGAANAVMPSYNLVNGRPNTVSSDLNGVLRQWAPQDLAVVSDAGAPTNLANSEKYYGTQAEADAAALKAGLDSFTDNDTNGSITVAAVKEALAKGLLTVADVERADRHLLSLRFRLGEFDPPGRNPYANITPAMIDSPEHRALARKAADEQIVLLCNEKNALPLTTQGKIAVVGPLSDTLYEDWYSGTMPYKVTPLQAVKERVGAVASSEGVDRIALKNLATGKYLTASTDPAGGKLAEGAATAGPAQSFDVFDWGAGKNTLRTVANGKYLGYSGGALVNNAAQPNGWFVQQQLKLDPQPDGSYVLEYAGNEVNESWFGKNRFAVVGADGVLTIGSPDAAGATKFGRDVLSRGVDSAVAAAKGADTAVVVVGSMPFINGREADDRTSTELAPAQQALVEAVQKANKHTIVVVENSYPTTGWDTQSAPGILWTTHAGQETGHAVADVLFGDHDPSGRLTQTWYASDAGLPSILDYDIAKTGMTYQYYAGKPLYPFGYGLSYTSFRYGKPRPAQAAPGTVAVDVDVTNTGARAGTDVVQLYSSARDSRAAQPLKQLRAFERVELAPGQTKTVRLSVKTADLAFWDVTRNRSVVEAGVYDLAVGRSATDLAGSVPVHVAGERIPPRDLAQTTLAENFDGYQGVTLTDTAKTDGTSVAATAGGWVSYRDALLRPGMTAFAAKVSKADSGTARITVRLDDPVRGRVLGTAVVNSTGDKYAFTTVTAALAPAAGRHDVYLTFDGPVTVSSFALGS